The DNA region GTTTAACCATAATTTATTTATCAATTGATAAAAAGACACCTTATGTGATAATTCTATTTCTTGAATTTTGTTTCCAATAAATTCAAATTATTACAATCAAAATCCATTGTTTTCCTAAGATCCTTTAGAATTTTATTGATAAAATAACCAACAATCAGTAATATTTCTAGGCTTACAAAAAGCAATGGGTCAATGCCTTTTACAAGTTGTGCAATAGGTTCTGAAAGTAATGCGGTAGTGTTAAATAGAATTAAAATGATAAGTAAGGCAGAAGTTTTCATAGTTTTTTGTTGTAAAACTACAAAGTTGAATACTGGCTGTCAAGGGGAATAAACCTAAAATTTTAAGGGGATTTTGCCTAATAGCAACCGGGTATTTTTCCTAAAGTGACTTTAAAAAAGTCCGCCTTGAATACTTCCTTTAATTTTTCCTAAATGTTTGTAAGCTAGTTCGGTTACTTCTCTTCCACGTGGTGTACGCATTATAAAACCTTGTTGAATTAAAAAGGGCTCGTAAACCTCTTCAATAGTTTCCGCACTTTCACTAACCGCAGTAGCCAAGGTGGTTATTCCCACAGGCCCGCCCTTAAATTTGTCAATAATGGTAACTAATATTTTATTGTCCATTTCATCCAATCCATGAGCATCTACATTCAAAGCTTTAAGAGCAAATTTGGCAATATTAATGTCAATAGTGCCATCACTTTTAATTTGAGCAAAGTCACGGACTCGTCTTAACAACGCATTAGCAATACGTGGTGTGCCACGACTTCTACCTGCAATTTCAATAGCAGCTTCCATGGATATAGGCACATTTAAGATGGTTGCACTACGCTGTACAATTGTAGTTAATAAATCAGTTTGATAATACTCCAATCTACTATTAATTCCAAAACGAGCACGCATTGGAGCGGTTAATAGTCCTGATCGTGTGGTGGCACCTACCAATGTAAAAGGTTCTAAATTAATTTGAACGGTTCTGGCATTTGGGCCAGACTCAATCATAATATCAATTTTATAATCCTCCATTGCGGAGTAAAGATATTCTTCTACTATGGGACTCAATCGGTGAATTTCATCAATAAACAATACATCACGTTCACCTAAATTGGTTAGTAATCCTGCTAAGTCACCTGGTTTATCTAGAACGGGACCCGAAGTAACTTTTATGTTTGCATTAAGTTCGTTCGATAAAATGTGTGCTAAGGTGGTTTTCCCTAATCCTGGTGGACCATGAAACAATGTATGATCCAACGCTTCTTCTCTTAAGTTGGCAGCTTCTACAAAAATTTTTAGATTTTCAATAACCTGATCCTGCCCTGTAAAATCATAAAAATTTAGAGGTCGTAATTTTCTCTCAATATCTAATTCTTCGTTAGAAAGATTTTCATCGGATGGATTTAGGTTTTCGTTCATATAACAAAGGTAAGTTATTTGCGGAAGTGTTGCTAGTTAAAAGCAATGATTAATTGCAATTGTCATTCCGACGAAGGAGGAATCTTTTAAATAAACAGTTCTTAAATGAATTAGATTAACCCTTCTTAACATCAATCAATTCAGGCAATACGATGGCTCCCAAATAAGCTTCTTTAATTTCGACCAAAGCCCTGTCGGCTTCCAACCGTGTTTTGTAATTGCCAACGCGTACTTTCCAATCTGGCGGAAAATTTTCGACTTTTAAATACACTTCAGGGAAAAGAGACTTAAATTCTTCACGGGCTTTATATGCACCTTGTTCACTCCCAAAAAATATCTGAATTCGGTATCCTTTAACTTTTGTTGTGTTTTTATTATGAGCTTTCTTTTTAGCTATAATATTTTTTATGCTCTCACTGCTTTGAATAGTTAAACTACCTTCTTCTTGAGCAGTTATTAAATTTATGCTTAATAGAGAAATTATAAGGATTATGATACTGTATCTGTTTAAAAATGATTTCATTATAGTTTTAGTTTTGGCAAATTTAAAATTTTGTTTCTAGCTTTAATATATATTTCGTTATTTAGAACCATTATAAATTACATTTAACATTATTTTTAGATTTTGCTTCTATACAAATAATGTTATTTTTGTCAAATATTTCTAAGAATGTCTTTTCGTTTCTAAGAATAGAAAAAATCGTACCAAAACGATACTTGATAATATGATTTATAATATGAAAAGTGTGAATCAACACCGTAAAACCTTGAGATTACTTATTTCTAGTCTTGCTTTTATTTTACTTTTTACGTCACAGTTATTTGCTCAAGAGGCCGATATTGATAATGGTAAAAAATTATTTAATTCCAATTGTGCCGCTTGCCATAAATTAGAAGGTAAATTAATCGGGCCACCGCTAAAAGGTATTTCCGAAAAGAGAGAACAAGATTGGTTAATTGCTTGGATTAGGGATAATGAAGCGTTAAGAGCTAGTGGAGATGAGGATGCCATTGCAATTTATGAGGAGTATAATAAATTGCCAATGATTGCTTATCCGCAATTTTCGGATCAAGATATTATAGATATTTTAGCATATACAGATGATAAACCGGTTGAAAAAGCAGATACTGGTGATTCAGGTGTAGTAACCGCAGCTTCTTTAGGTATTGACTCATTGGAGGTAGTTAAAGGTAAAAAAATATTTAATGCCAATTGTGCCGCTTGTCACAAGTTAGAGGGCAAATTAATTGGACCTGGTTTAGCGAATATTCAAGATAAACGAACTGACGAATGGCTAAATGCTTGGATAAAAGACAATGCTGCATTAAGGGCAAGCGGTGACGCGGATGCTATTGCTATTTTTGAAGAGTATAATGGTTCACCAATGACAGCTTTTCCACAGTTAAGTGATGCCGACATTGATGCTATATTGTTATACACAAAGCATTCTTCTATTTTAGAAGGCCCAAAAGATGCTACTGAAGTTAGTTCAGTTGCTGAAACAGCACCAATTCCGTGGGCAACCTATTTGGTATTATTGGTTTTAGCAATTGCCGTAGTATGGGTTTACTTTGTGAGTAAAAATGAATTTGTAAAATTAGTAACTACCATCGCATTATTGTTAACGGTTGGTTATTTTGCCTATTGGGGTATGATGAGTATTGGTGTAGATCAAGGGTATAAACCTGTACAACCTATTGCATTCTCACATAAAATACATGCAGGTGATAATAAGATAGATTGTCAGTATTGTCACTCTTCGGCAAAACACAGTAAAACCTCAGGTATTCCATCGGTTAATGTATGTATGAATTGCCATAAAGGAATTTCAGAATATAACGGACCAGTTACCGCTGAATTCGATAAAGAATTTTACGATGCGGAAATCCAAAAAATATATGATGCTGTGGGTTGGGATAAAGAAGAGAACCAATACATAGCAGGTTACGAACAAAAACCGATTGAATGGGTACGTATTCATAACTTACCTGATTTTGCATATTTCAATCACTCACAACACGTAACTGTTGGTGGTGTAGCTTGTCAAAAATGTCATGGTCCAGTAGAGGAAATGGAAGAATTAGAGCAATTCTCTCCATTAACAATGGGTTGGTGTATCAATTGTCATAGAGAAACCGAAGTAAAAGTTGAGGATAATGAGTACTATGCTAAAATCCACGAAGAACTATCAAAGAAGTATGGTGTTGAAAAAGTAACTGTAGCACAACTGGGAGGTATGGAGTGCGGTAAATGTCACTATTAGTAATTGATACTCAATACTAATAACAAATAATAATAAGAAATAATCAATATAAAGAATGGCGTCAAACAAGAAATACTGGAGAGGTGTTGAAGAGCTTAACGAAAATAGCTCTATTGTTGAAAAGCTAAAAACATCAGAATTTGTTGAAGATTTACCAACAGATGCGTTTCTTGGAGATAAGAAAACATTGGAAACTTCATCAACTTCTAGACGAGACTTTTTAAAATATGTAGGCTTTACAACTGCAGCAGCTTCTTTAGCAGCGTGTGAAGGACCAGTAGTTAAATCTGTTCCTTATTTGGTAAAACCAGACGAAGTCACTCCTGGTATAGCCGATTATTACGCAACATCTATAGCAAACGGACAAGATTTTGCCAATGTTTTGGTTAAAGTTCGTGAAGGCCGTCCTATAAAAATTGAACCAAACAAATTAGCAGGAGAACTAGGTGCCACAAATGCAAGAGTACAAGCATCCGTATTGTCTTTATATGATAACAATCGTTTACAAAATCCTAGAGCCAACGGTGAGCCTGTAAATTGGAGTACCTTTGATAAGGAAACCATGGCTAAGTTAAACGAGTTGAAGGCCAATAATGAAACCATTGTGTTTTTAACAGGTACTACTGCTAGCCCAACTACTAATAAATTAATTGAAGATTTTAAAGCATCATATGCGAATACACAACATGTCGTTTACGATGCTGTTTCTGAATCAGCTGCATTAGATGCATTTGAAACTTTATACGGAGAAAGGGCGTTACCAGATTACGATTTTTCAAAAGCGGAAGTAATTGTAAGTATTGGTGCCGACTTTTTAGGAGATTGGCAAGGTGGTGGTTTTGAAGTAGGTTATTCAAAAAGTAGAATTCCTACTAAGAAAGGAAAAATGTCTCGCCATGTGCAGTTTGAGTCTAATTTGTCCTTAACAGGGGGTAATGCTGATAAGCGTTATATGGTTAAGCCATCTGAACAAAAACAAGTATTATTAAATATTTATAATGCCTTAGTGGGTGGTGGTTCAGCAAAATCCACTTCTGTTGATGACGGATTAAAACAAACAATAAAACAATTACAGGCTGTAGGTAAAAATGCAGTAGTAGTAACCGGAATACAAGATAAAAACGCTCAATTATTGGCATTGGCCATTAATAAAAGTATTGGTAGCGAAGCTGTAAATACGGCTGCACCTAAATATGTTAGAAGTGGTAGCGATGCCAAAGTATCTCAATTAATTGCGGATATGAATGCGGGTAAAGTTGGTGGATTAGTTACGTATATGACCAACCCAGCTTACACATTGGCTAATGGTGCTGAATTTATTGAAGCACTAAAAAAAGTCAAATTGTCAATTGCTTTCTCAATGAGTGACGATGAAACGGCTTCTGTCGCTCAGTATGTAGGAGCTACTCCTCATTATTTAGAGTCGTGGGGTGATGTTAGGATTAAAAAAGGACATTTAGGGTTAATGCAACCAACTATAAGACCTTTATTCAATACACGTCAATTCCAAGATACCTTATTAAAATGGAATGGCAGTAGCCAATCTTATCACGATTATTTAAAATCGTATTGGAAGTCTAATGTTTTAAAAGGGCTTTCATGGAATAACACATTACATGATGGTGTTCGTCATCTAGGTGTAGTAGCAGATGAAGTTGAAACAGTTACTTTTGATGAGGAAATTCCAAGTCAAGTACAACCGGAAATATTGTCTGTTCAAGCAGCATTGTCCGCATTGTCGGCAACCATAAAACCAGCTGATTTAGAATTGGACTTATATACTAAAACAAGCTTAGGTGATGGGCAAATGGCAAACAATCCTTGGTTACAAGAATTGCCAGATCCTATTACAAGAACATCTTGGGACAATTATATTACAATGTCAAGAGTTGATGCTGAAGCAAAAGGGATTACTAACAGAACGGTTTCTAATGGAGCCCTAAATGGTGATTTAGCAAACATCACAGTAAATGGTGTA from Aureibaculum sp. 2308TA14-22 includes:
- the ruvB gene encoding Holliday junction branch migration DNA helicase RuvB — encoded protein: MNENLNPSDENLSNEELDIERKLRPLNFYDFTGQDQVIENLKIFVEAANLREEALDHTLFHGPPGLGKTTLAHILSNELNANIKVTSGPVLDKPGDLAGLLTNLGERDVLFIDEIHRLSPIVEEYLYSAMEDYKIDIMIESGPNARTVQINLEPFTLVGATTRSGLLTAPMRARFGINSRLEYYQTDLLTTIVQRSATILNVPISMEAAIEIAGRSRGTPRIANALLRRVRDFAQIKSDGTIDINIAKFALKALNVDAHGLDEMDNKILVTIIDKFKGGPVGITTLATAVSESAETIEEVYEPFLIQQGFIMRTPRGREVTELAYKHLGKIKGSIQGGLF
- a CDS encoding SPOR domain-containing protein, yielding MKSFLNRYSIIILIISLLSINLITAQEEGSLTIQSSESIKNIIAKKKAHNKNTTKVKGYRIQIFFGSEQGAYKAREEFKSLFPEVYLKVENFPPDWKVRVGNYKTRLEADRALVEIKEAYLGAIVLPELIDVKKG
- a CDS encoding c-type cytochrome — its product is MRLLISSLAFILLFTSQLFAQEADIDNGKKLFNSNCAACHKLEGKLIGPPLKGISEKREQDWLIAWIRDNEALRASGDEDAIAIYEEYNKLPMIAYPQFSDQDIIDILAYTDDKPVEKADTGDSGVVTAASLGIDSLEVVKGKKIFNANCAACHKLEGKLIGPGLANIQDKRTDEWLNAWIKDNAALRASGDADAIAIFEEYNGSPMTAFPQLSDADIDAILLYTKHSSILEGPKDATEVSSVAETAPIPWATYLVLLVLAIAVVWVYFVSKNEFVKLVTTIALLLTVGYFAYWGMMSIGVDQGYKPVQPIAFSHKIHAGDNKIDCQYCHSSAKHSKTSGIPSVNVCMNCHKGISEYNGPVTAEFDKEFYDAEIQKIYDAVGWDKEENQYIAGYEQKPIEWVRIHNLPDFAYFNHSQHVTVGGVACQKCHGPVEEMEELEQFSPLTMGWCINCHRETEVKVEDNEYYAKIHEELSKKYGVEKVTVAQLGGMECGKCHY
- a CDS encoding TAT-variant-translocated molybdopterin oxidoreductase, whose protein sequence is MASNKKYWRGVEELNENSSIVEKLKTSEFVEDLPTDAFLGDKKTLETSSTSRRDFLKYVGFTTAAASLAACEGPVVKSVPYLVKPDEVTPGIADYYATSIANGQDFANVLVKVREGRPIKIEPNKLAGELGATNARVQASVLSLYDNNRLQNPRANGEPVNWSTFDKETMAKLNELKANNETIVFLTGTTASPTTNKLIEDFKASYANTQHVVYDAVSESAALDAFETLYGERALPDYDFSKAEVIVSIGADFLGDWQGGGFEVGYSKSRIPTKKGKMSRHVQFESNLSLTGGNADKRYMVKPSEQKQVLLNIYNALVGGGSAKSTSVDDGLKQTIKQLQAVGKNAVVVTGIQDKNAQLLALAINKSIGSEAVNTAAPKYVRSGSDAKVSQLIADMNAGKVGGLVTYMTNPAYTLANGAEFIEALKKVKLSIAFSMSDDETASVAQYVGATPHYLESWGDVRIKKGHLGLMQPTIRPLFNTRQFQDTLLKWNGSSQSYHDYLKSYWKSNVLKGLSWNNTLHDGVRHLGVVADEVETVTFDEEIPSQVQPEILSVQAALSALSATIKPADLELDLYTKTSLGDGQMANNPWLQELPDPITRTSWDNYITMSRVDAEAKGITNRTVSNGALNGDLANITVNGVTLENVPVYIQPGQAPGSIGLALGYGRKSNAVQENMQVGVNAYPLYQNFSNHQTVTIEKVAGEHEFACIQLQHTLMGRDEITRETTLDDFINKPKHDWNPKPHVQLDHQNVDLEKVDLWEDFKDDIGTKFNLSIDLATCTGCAACVVACHAENNVPVVGKDEIRKSRDMHWLRIDRYYSSDMTEERGKEEGIFGTGKYFNAQTHPSDNPDVTFQPVMCQHCNHAPCETVCPVAATSHGRQGQNQMAYNRCIGTRYCANNCPYRVRRFNWFKYFDNNEFDYNMNSDLGRMVLNPDVVVRSRGVMEKCSMCIQMTQATILKAKKEGRPVKDGEFSTACSNACSTGAMVFGDVNDKESKVAHIKEDDRTFHLLDFVGTQPNVFYQLDVRNTNES